atatatatatatatatatatatatatatatatatatatatatatatatatatatatattgtattatacatatatatatataactgcagacagtactgtttcggccttctgggcctcatcagtgcagtgctgatgctgagatgaaggtgaagctttaaaagccacctcgagcttcccacaaatgtggtaactcagtcctatatatatatatatatatatatatatggctACCTTTAATTTTAACGTAAGATATTATAATAACAATGTTGAAGTCGCAATCAAAAAGTGGCATTTGCCGAGTTCTATTTCTTAAACAGATCGTTTCGTATCAGTTTATTCTtaaactttcaatttttaagaCCAACTGTTAcctgttttgcttgttttttttttgcttgtttgcttGCTTGTATTTTTCAAGTAACAAACCGCAATCAAGTAAACAATAAGCAGCATTTTCGGtctttaaaagcaaaataagaaCGAGGCTTATTTGTCACGTCGTCACGCAATAACTAAGTTGTTGAAGTGGAGGAGAGAGAGTAGGAGCGATACGactgcttgttttttacaagTGAGATCACGAGAGTTTGGAGAATGCGGGGAGTTTAGAGGGAGCAAGGAGCTGGTTAAGTTAGAGGAGTGTAACAGCAACGTTGGCAATCATTTATATCTAACTTAACCAGCTCCTTGCTCCCTCTAAACTCCCCGCACTCCAAActctctttcaaaaaaaacttCTCGATTGAGGTGACATCGAGATAAATGATTGCCAGGGATTGCTTACAGTGTATGCCAATGTCTTCTTGTCACACAACACTCTCTGCGAACACTTATCTGTACGGTCACGCCCACAAGGGACTTGTAATGGCAAACAACAAACTGAAAGACGCGCCCTCTTCAAGGAGTGGCTGCCAGTCCCCCATGACATGTGTTCCCAGACTCTTTGCTTATGTTAGTTAACAAGGAAAGTGGCGACTGGCAAATCAACAGTCACAAATCGAAGGAAAAACCCTTAGCAATATTTCAACTAATGTCTAAGTGATATATTATTTAGTTATCAAACAGATCAACGAAAATGGAACTGATTGCAACATTTTATAGGAGAAAATCATACCTGGCTTGGCGTTTACTTTGCATATGTGCAATTATTTTACGGTTGAGTGGAATCTAGGTTAAAACCTGCGGCAAAACTCCGTGCATCGACTACTTCATTGCGTCCAGCTGACAGGTAAATTATGATTTCTTGATCAGTCCATTAAGGAATCCGTTTAGACAGTCAAGTATAATGTAGGAACTGTAGCCTGTTTATCTCAGTTTTGCTTAACTCGTTGTGTACCATTAAAATAGGGTATCATATTACACTAGTTACAATTTTTAACTATAACACCCATTTTAAGTACACAGGATAGGAAACCTATACCTCATTTGAAAGCTGAGAGAATAAGCtttcaataaaatataacattgaccccaaaaaatgcaacatcttaatttatgcaaaaaaatgcagaataaatttgcataaattaagtatcaaaacaaagtttgagTGGGATTCAcaacataattttattgaataaatAGGAAATAACACTGAAGTAAAATGTTCTTCATCATATTGAGAAGTCATCCTCtaaatttggctgaaaaaaaacaaaagtagaattttttttaaaaagtatgtaaaaaatgcataatatgcacacacaaaacaatggaaaatatttaatttcctcCGAAAAATGGGAAGGAGTTAAGATCTACATATACTAAGCAATGGTAAATaaggtttccaaaaacaatcattttatttcattttatatccacaaaaccaatttttccttcaaaaacttttagaaattaaataaattagcataaattattaccattatttcaGCTTGGCAACAATCTAGAAGTAAGAGTGAAGcagacaaaaagacaaaatttagTGTACAAGTTCTTTGGGCTATTGTTCACATATGCtgcaaatttggctgaaaaaaaaacaaaagtagaattttttagaatttttttttaaaaagtatgtaaaaaatgcataatatGCACAcgcaaaacaatggaaaatatttaatttcctcCAAAAAATAGGAAGGAGTAAACATTTACATATACTAAATAAGAGTAAATaaggtttccaaaaacaatcattttatttcattttatctccataaaactattttttccttcaaaaacttttagaaattgaatgaattagcataaattattaccattatttcaACTTGGAAACAATCCAGCAGTAAGAGTGAAGcggacaaaaaaataaaattcagtgtACAAGTTCTTTAGGGTATTGTTAACATATCCTGCAAATTAGGCTGAAAAGATAtgaaagtagaattttttagaattttttttaaaaagtatgtCAAAATCGCATAATATACACACACAAAATAATGGAAATTTTTTGGTTACCTCAGAAAAGTAGGAAGGAGTAAAGATTTACATATACTAAATAGCAGTAAATAAGGTTtgcaaaaacaatcattttatctccataaaaccaatttttccttcaaaaacttttcgaaattgaataaattagcataaattattgCCATTATTTCAACTTGGAAACAATCCAGGAGTAAGAGTGaagcagacaaaaaaaataaaattcagtgtACAAGTTCTTTAGGGTATTGTTAACATATCCTacaaatttggctgaaaagaaatgaaagtagaatttttaagaatttttttaaaaaagtatgtCAAAATCGCAtaatatacacacacacaagacaatggaaattttttgatTACCTCCGAAAAGTAGGAAGGAgtaaaaatttacataaacTAAATTTGCACTACCTTTGAcatcaacaaaaccaaaataaatcaaaagacCTATTAGCATTAGGATCTCAGCAGGGGTTGTGTCTCACCAGCTCCCATCGCATTCTGTGTTGCAACGCTTGTTGGAATTTTCCTTTGCTACCTCGATGTAAGCATAGGCGTTCGTGTGCTGGACTATCTCATCCACCAACACAGGCataaaatataattgaaaaaagtcCAGAGGACTCACTAATGTATTTCTGAGGTTTTGAATCCCGAGGTGGAAACCAGGTTCTCTCCTAGGGGTGAAAGCAGGGAGGGGATTCCCAACATCTGAATCATGATAGGAGAGAGAACAGCccacagcagcagcagcaggtTCTTTACCCCTCTCCCCCCACTTTATTTTTACCATCTTTGCCACAGCTTTCCTTGCTCGTAATTTCTGGGGTCTTTTGGGGGGGTTCAACCCGAGCTCTTTTGGCCAGAACAAGGGTTCTTTGGCGTGTTGAATAAAAAGAACCCCCGGAAAAGGAACAGCAAGGCCCAGCAACAGACTCCTGGGTGGCTACTGGAAAAGAAACCAAGGGACTAACAGTAGCCACAACCAGCCCAggagttgctgttgttgttgtggcagAGGTGGTAAATGTAAAAGTGTCAGTAATACAGACCAAGGACTGTGATCCTGCCGCAGACGAATCCCCAATGTTGTCATCCTCATCGctgaaaattataaaatatttgtcTCATAAATTTGTAATGAATATAGAACAATAAAtataatagtttctttcaagtcAATAAAAACGATTGCCACCCTGTGAAGTAATCCAAACAGCTTTTTCGCTAGCTCAacacacaaaataaatgttattacaaagagaaagaagttTGCTTCAATCgactgaaaatatttattaccTGTTCATACACATTTTTTGCATAACTACGAGATTAGCTTTTGAATGTAGTGGAATACAAAACTAGGACATCACAGGCTttcaaacaacacaaaatacaTCATAATTTATCGGCAATGACACGCTATTTACTTCGCTTTCATAGTCAAAACCTTCAGGCAACAATAAAAGAGTTTTGTAGGCCGGTTTTGTAGTTGAAAACACCGGATGTGACCTTTGCGTAATCGGATCTGAAGGAAAGTGTCATCGCATCTCTGCGAACGATCATTCATTGAAATATGAACCGTTGGGAtcccaaatttgaattttcacaaCAACTATCCTCATTCGGATattcaaacacaaatgaaacagTTTATTTCATCGAAATATCCGGGATTACCGACGCTACGGGCAAATCGACTGATCTAAGCGAAATTTAAATACCCAAGAAAAATTGAGCACGCGCTCGCTCGAGACACGCAACACAAGGTCAACTTCGGATCAGAATTTAACGATCGCTTACCTCGATTCTTCGCCAAAAATTCCAAGCTGATGTTCTAGTTCAGCTTCTTCCTCTTCGCTTGTGCCACTTTCCATTTCACTGTCGTCGTCTTCTTCCCATAAAAGCCTCGAAACCTCGTCTGCACTATAAAGAGTAGCTCTCCGACGCATCACCATTGTCGCTTCGCAA
This sequence is a window from Acropora palmata chromosome 6, jaAcrPala1.3, whole genome shotgun sequence. Protein-coding genes within it:
- the LOC141883506 gene encoding uncharacterized protein LOC141883506 isoform X2 codes for the protein MVMRRRATLYSADEVSRLLWEEDDDSEMESGTSEEEEAELEHQLGIFGEESSDEDDNIGDSSAAGSQSLPNLQHM
- the LOC141883506 gene encoding uncharacterized protein LOC141883506 isoform X1; its protein translation is MVMRRRATLYSADEVSRLLWEEDDDSEMESGTSEEEEAELEHQLGIFGEESSDEDDNIGDSSAAGSQSLPNLEDDFSI